From the genome of Muricauda sp. SCSIO 64092, one region includes:
- the fmt gene encoding methionyl-tRNA formyltransferase, translated as MASNKEKGMLRIVFMGTPDFAVQGLSRLVETGYTVVGVITAPDKPAGRGRKLNESAVKRYAVQMGLKVLQPTNLKDASFLEELKALKPNLQIVVAFRMLPKVVWELPEFGTFNLHASLLPQYRGAAPINWAIINGERETGVTTFFIDEKIDTGEIIQQKKTKIDPGEDAGSLHDRLMHLGADLILETVGAIESGAVRTKKQPQSKNLKQAPKIFKEDCKIDWSLPLDRLFNFIRGLSPYPAAWTDFSNGDESTTLKIFAVGKEYEQHQHKVGAFVVSKNHLKIAVKDGFLQLLEVQFPGKRKMEIKELLNGLKVHKDAHVL; from the coding sequence ATGGCATCCAATAAGGAAAAGGGAATGTTGCGTATTGTTTTTATGGGAACCCCTGATTTCGCGGTTCAGGGACTTTCCCGATTGGTAGAAACGGGGTATACCGTTGTTGGGGTCATTACCGCTCCCGATAAACCTGCGGGAAGGGGTAGAAAACTCAATGAATCCGCCGTTAAACGTTATGCCGTTCAAATGGGGCTTAAGGTCTTACAGCCTACCAACTTAAAAGACGCGTCCTTTTTGGAGGAGCTCAAGGCCCTTAAACCCAATTTACAAATTGTGGTCGCCTTTAGGATGCTTCCAAAGGTAGTCTGGGAACTTCCTGAGTTCGGTACCTTTAACCTCCATGCTTCCCTATTGCCGCAATATAGGGGTGCTGCCCCTATTAATTGGGCCATCATCAATGGGGAACGGGAAACCGGAGTCACCACATTTTTTATTGATGAGAAAATCGATACCGGGGAAATCATCCAGCAAAAGAAAACCAAAATAGACCCAGGGGAAGATGCCGGCTCCTTGCACGATAGGTTAATGCATTTGGGGGCGGACCTCATTTTGGAAACCGTTGGTGCCATTGAGAGCGGTGCCGTGCGGACCAAAAAACAGCCGCAATCAAAAAACCTAAAACAGGCCCCTAAAATTTTTAAGGAAGACTGTAAGATAGATTGGTCGTTACCGTTGGACCGGCTCTTTAATTTTATTCGGGGTTTGAGCCCTTACCCCGCGGCGTGGACAGATTTCAGCAATGGGGATGAAAGCACCACCCTTAAGATTTTTGCCGTGGGGAAGGAGTACGAACAACATCAACATAAGGTGGGAGCCTTCGTGGTCTCCAAAAACCATTTAAAAATTGCGGTCAAGGATGGTTTTTTGCAATTGCTGGAGGTACAATTTCCGGGCAAA
- a CDS encoding ATP-dependent DNA helicase RecQ → MKGSPEHILQKFWGHENFRGSQQEIIRSLLQGKDALVLMPTGSGKSICFQVPALVREGICIVVSPLIALIENQIQVLKQKGIKTIGLTGSIPQREMDALLDNCIHGNYKFLYLSPERLHQSLVRERIQQMPVNFIAIDEAHCISEWGHDFRPAYRKCSILRELHPNIPMIALTATATKKVADDIVDNLQMQSAKVFRDSFERKNIEFRIENREDKGYALKQALKNDGRSAIVYVRTRRDSVLLSKTLNEKNGVATYFHGGLSDFGKKERLEAWLTDKVRIMVATNAFGMGVDKPDVGTVIHYQLPDSIENYYQEAGRAGRDGKPAKAILLLNENDIERSKKQFQDSIPNVAFVKKVYKKLNSNFQIAYGEGSGESFGLNFNEFCNHYGLHTRKTYTAIKLLDQNGIISVSETSQNTTSIQFTAHKRELFHWMEQHGKMGHIVQVLLRTYGGVFEFETKINLSLLATKAQESVKFVLHTLEKINQDGLATFVFSQQDLKIVFLRPREDDATINTIAANIEKLNRTKRMKLQSMIAYSRNKKRCRLGFLLDYFDEKMVEPCGKCDVCTTNGQHGRNGSDIKAAIMGILNGGDKTSRELVASTAFREIDVLNALKELLEDEALVLKTNNTYGIQ, encoded by the coding sequence GTGAAAGGATCGCCCGAACATATCTTACAAAAGTTTTGGGGCCATGAAAACTTCAGGGGTTCACAACAGGAGATCATCAGATCTTTACTTCAAGGTAAGGATGCGCTGGTCCTGATGCCCACGGGCAGTGGAAAATCCATATGCTTTCAAGTCCCCGCCTTGGTCAGGGAAGGAATATGCATCGTGGTTTCCCCTTTAATCGCCTTGATTGAAAACCAGATCCAGGTACTCAAACAAAAAGGTATTAAAACCATTGGGCTGACCGGGAGTATCCCCCAACGTGAAATGGATGCGCTTTTGGACAATTGCATACATGGGAATTATAAATTCCTATACCTCTCCCCTGAGCGTTTACATCAGTCCTTGGTCAGGGAAAGGATTCAGCAAATGCCGGTGAATTTCATTGCTATTGACGAGGCACACTGCATTTCCGAATGGGGGCATGATTTTAGACCTGCGTATCGAAAGTGCTCCATTCTTAGGGAACTCCATCCCAATATTCCGATGATAGCACTTACGGCAACCGCCACAAAAAAGGTAGCGGATGATATTGTGGACAACCTCCAAATGCAAAGCGCCAAAGTATTTAGGGATTCCTTTGAACGAAAAAATATTGAATTTCGAATCGAAAATAGGGAAGACAAAGGCTATGCCCTAAAACAAGCCCTAAAGAACGATGGTCGAAGTGCCATAGTGTACGTGCGCACCCGAAGGGATTCCGTGCTTCTCTCGAAAACATTGAATGAAAAAAATGGAGTGGCAACCTATTTCCATGGTGGTCTTTCCGATTTTGGGAAAAAGGAAAGATTGGAAGCCTGGCTGACCGACAAAGTGCGTATTATGGTAGCTACCAATGCTTTTGGCATGGGAGTGGACAAACCGGACGTGGGCACCGTTATCCACTATCAACTCCCGGACAGTATTGAGAATTATTACCAGGAAGCCGGCAGGGCAGGCCGGGACGGAAAACCGGCAAAAGCAATCCTCTTGTTAAATGAAAACGATATTGAAAGATCCAAAAAACAATTTCAGGATTCCATACCCAATGTGGCCTTTGTGAAAAAAGTATATAAGAAGTTGAATTCCAACTTTCAAATTGCCTATGGCGAGGGCTCTGGTGAAAGTTTCGGTTTAAATTTCAATGAATTCTGCAATCACTATGGACTTCATACCCGGAAAACCTACACCGCAATTAAACTTTTGGACCAAAATGGTATCATCTCGGTTTCTGAAACCTCGCAAAACACAACATCAATCCAGTTTACCGCACATAAAAGGGAATTGTTCCATTGGATGGAACAACATGGAAAAATGGGCCATATCGTACAGGTGTTACTCCGGACCTATGGTGGGGTATTTGAGTTTGAAACCAAGATAAACCTATCATTGCTTGCCACCAAAGCCCAGGAAAGTGTAAAGTTTGTACTGCATACCTTGGAAAAAATAAATCAGGATGGCTTGGCCACTTTTGTGTTTTCGCAACAAGACCTAAAAATTGTTTTCTTAAGGCCAAGGGAGGACGATGCCACCATAAATACGATTGCCGCAAACATTGAAAAACTGAATAGGACAAAACGGATGAAACTGCAATCCATGATTGCCTATTCGAGAAACAAAAAAAGATGTAGGCTTGGATTTTTATTGGACTATTTTGATGAAAAAATGGTCGAACCCTGCGGAAAATGCGATGTTTGCACAACGAATGGACAACATGGACGTAATGGTTCCGATATTAAGGCCGCAATTATGGGGATTTTAAATGGGGGTGACAAAACCTCCCGTGAACTGGTTGCCAGTACCGCTTTTAGGGAGATTGATGTGCTCAATGCACTAAAAGAACTATTGGAAGACGAAGCGTTGGTCCTTAAAACAAATAACACCTATGGCATCCAATAA
- a CDS encoding AAA family ATPase, with product MKVKRIVITGAPGTGKTVVVQELEKLGFHCYHEIIRDMTAKAKQTETKNKMVSNPLVFVNDPMEFNKTLLYGREKHFNESLGRRETMCFFDRGIPDVLAYMDFFGQKYPSDFEGLSRQKRYDAIFVLPPWKAIYVSDNERLESFEEAEKLHHHLMETYIRFGYSPIIVPKASIRERTSFILDTLPK from the coding sequence ATGAAGGTGAAAAGAATTGTTATTACCGGAGCCCCCGGGACTGGAAAAACCGTTGTGGTCCAAGAACTTGAAAAACTGGGATTTCATTGTTACCATGAAATCATAAGGGACATGACCGCTAAGGCAAAGCAAACGGAAACCAAAAATAAAATGGTTTCCAACCCCCTGGTATTTGTGAATGACCCCATGGAATTCAACAAAACCCTTTTATATGGAAGGGAAAAACACTTTAATGAATCCCTTGGCCGTAGGGAAACCATGTGCTTTTTTGATAGGGGTATTCCCGATGTCCTGGCCTATATGGACTTTTTTGGCCAAAAATACCCTTCTGATTTTGAAGGTTTAAGTCGGCAAAAAAGATACGATGCCATTTTTGTCCTTCCTCCTTGGAAAGCGATTTATGTTTCGGACAATGAACGCCTGGAGAGCTTTGAAGAAGCAGAAAAGCTTCACCATCACTTAATGGAGACCTACATTCGGTTTGGTTACTCCCCCATTATTGTCCCAAAAGCTTCGATAAGGGAACGCACCTCATTTATTTTAGATACACTCCCCAAGTGA
- a CDS encoding DUF493 family protein, producing the protein MEGNNSDEFYTRLREQLWENTKWPANYLYKFIVPTDKKKIEQIHSIFDNTGAVIESKKSKKGTYTSISVTVHLKNPDEVIKKYKEVSIIEGVISL; encoded by the coding sequence ATGGAAGGGAACAATTCAGATGAGTTTTATACCCGCCTAAGGGAACAACTTTGGGAAAATACCAAATGGCCTGCGAACTACTTGTACAAGTTCATTGTGCCCACGGATAAGAAGAAGATTGAACAGATACATTCCATTTTTGACAATACCGGAGCTGTGATCGAGTCCAAGAAATCCAAAAAGGGGACCTACACCAGTATTTCCGTGACGGTACATCTAAAAAACCCGGATGAGGTCATCAAAAAATACAAAGAGGTTTCCATAATTGAAGGGGTCATTTCCCTATAG
- a CDS encoding DUF4290 domain-containing protein codes for MNLVDNLEYNTERPPLHIPEYGRHFQKMVDHAVSITDRDERNKVAQSIISVMGNLQPHLRDVPDFQHKLWDQLFIMSDFKLDVDSPFPITSKEVLQQRPEPLEYPQNFPKYRFYGNNIKRMIDVAVKWDKGDMRDGLEYAIANHMKKCYLNWNKDSVEDAVIFQHLKELSDGAIDLAPDGESLTDSGQFLRNKAQKSNRSHGKKSQKSSRNRKRY; via the coding sequence TTGAATTTAGTAGACAATCTAGAATACAATACCGAACGTCCACCATTGCATATTCCTGAATACGGACGTCATTTTCAAAAAATGGTAGATCATGCCGTTTCCATCACAGATAGGGACGAGAGGAATAAGGTGGCACAATCCATTATTAGTGTAATGGGTAATCTACAACCCCATTTAAGGGATGTCCCGGATTTTCAGCATAAACTATGGGACCAGTTGTTTATTATGTCCGATTTTAAGCTGGACGTGGACTCCCCATTTCCCATAACCTCCAAAGAAGTACTCCAACAACGTCCGGAACCCCTGGAATACCCACAGAACTTTCCGAAATACCGCTTTTACGGAAACAATATAAAGCGCATGATAGATGTGGCCGTGAAGTGGGATAAGGGCGATATGAGGGACGGTTTGGAATATGCCATTGCGAACCACATGAAAAAGTGCTATTTGAACTGGAACAAGGATTCGGTGGAGGATGCAGTTATCTTCCAGCACCTTAAGGAGTTAAGTGATGGTGCCATAGATTTGGCCCCAGATGGTGAGAGCCTTACCGACAGTGGACAGTTTTTACGGAACAAAGCACAAAAATCCAATAGGAGCCACGGCAAGAAAAGCCAAAAGAGCAGTCGAAACAGAAAACGATACTAA
- the murA gene encoding UDP-N-acetylglucosamine 1-carboxyvinyltransferase, whose protein sequence is MGTFRIEGGKQLQGEIIPQGAKNEALQILCAVLLTPEKVTIHNIPDIVDVNKLIFLLEDLGVKIQKRGHGSYTFKADDVNLDYLQSSQFKQDGRGLRGSIMLVGPLLGRFGKGYIPKPGGDKIGRRRLDTHFEGFIKLGAKFRYNREEYFYGVEAKRLKGTYMLLDEASVTGTANIVMAAVLAEGTTTIYNAACEPYLQQLCKMLVQMGAKIFGIGSNLLTIEGVTELGGTEHTMLPDMIEIGSWIGLAAMTRSELTIKNVSWENLGQIPSAFKRLGIQMELIGDDIHIPKHDKGYEIQNFIDGSIMTIADAPWPGLTPDLLSILLVVATQARGEVVIHQKMFESRLFFVDKLLDMGAKIILCDPHRATVIGHDFKSTLKATTMTSPDIRAGVSLLIAALSAKGTSTIHNIEQIDRGYENIDERLRAIGAEIVRV, encoded by the coding sequence ATGGGTACATTTAGAATTGAGGGAGGAAAGCAACTGCAAGGAGAAATCATCCCTCAAGGGGCAAAGAACGAGGCACTTCAAATCCTATGTGCCGTTTTACTCACCCCGGAAAAAGTGACCATCCATAATATCCCGGATATTGTTGATGTTAACAAACTCATCTTCCTTTTGGAGGATTTAGGGGTTAAGATCCAAAAGCGGGGTCACGGTTCTTATACGTTTAAAGCGGACGATGTTAATCTGGATTACCTTCAATCCAGCCAATTCAAACAAGATGGAAGGGGCCTAAGGGGGTCCATAATGCTGGTAGGTCCCTTGTTGGGGAGGTTTGGAAAGGGCTACATTCCAAAACCGGGGGGTGATAAAATTGGCAGACGTCGATTGGACACCCACTTTGAGGGTTTCATAAAATTGGGCGCTAAGTTTCGATACAACCGTGAGGAATATTTCTACGGCGTGGAGGCCAAAAGGCTCAAGGGGACCTATATGCTGCTTGATGAAGCTTCGGTAACCGGGACGGCCAATATTGTAATGGCCGCGGTATTGGCAGAGGGAACGACCACCATTTATAATGCGGCCTGTGAGCCCTATCTACAACAATTATGCAAGATGTTGGTACAGATGGGGGCCAAAATTTTCGGGATAGGTTCCAATTTATTGACCATTGAAGGGGTAACCGAGCTTGGGGGTACCGAACATACCATGCTTCCGGATATGATCGAAATTGGAAGCTGGATTGGATTGGCAGCGATGACCAGAAGTGAATTGACCATCAAAAACGTAAGTTGGGAAAACTTGGGCCAAATCCCCAGCGCCTTTAAACGCTTGGGAATACAAATGGAATTGATAGGGGACGATATTCATATTCCAAAGCACGACAAAGGGTACGAAATCCAGAATTTCATAGATGGATCCATCATGACCATCGCAGATGCGCCGTGGCCGGGCCTTACGCCCGATCTATTGAGCATATTGCTGGTGGTTGCCACCCAGGCCAGGGGAGAGGTGGTCATCCATCAAAAAATGTTTGAAAGCCGACTGTTCTTTGTGGATAAACTGTTGGATATGGGGGCTAAGATCATTCTTTGTGATCCCCATAGGGCCACGGTCATTGGTCACGATTTTAAATCCACCTTAAAGGCAACTACGATGACCTCCCCGGATATACGTGCAGGAGTGTCCTTGTTAATAGCTGCATTGTCCGCAAAAGGGACTTCTACCATCCACAATATAGAACAGATAGATAGGGGCTATGAAAATATTGACGAGCGATTACGTGCCATAGGCGCTGAAATTGTGAGGGTTTAG